The genomic region CGACGGGATCGTGCATCGGGGGCCCGACGCCCACGGCCTGTACGAAGGACCGGGGATCGCTGCGGGGATCCGCCGGCTGCGCGTCGTCGACCTCGCGACCGGCGACCAGCCGATCGCCAACGAGGACGGCACGGTCGAGGTGGTCTTCAACGGGGAGATCTACGGATTCACCGCGCTTCGCGAGGAGCTCGAGGGGCGCGGGCACCGGTTCCGAACCCGCTCGGACACGGAGGTCCTGGTCCACCTTTGGGAGGAGCACGGCCTCGGGATGCTCGACCGCCTGAACGGGATGTTCGCGTTCTGCCTGCTCGACCGGCGGACCGGGGACGTCCTGATCGCGCGCGACCCGATGGGGATCAAGCCGCTGTACCTGCGCGAGACTCCGGCCGGGCTCGCGTTCGCGTCGGAGCTCCCGCCCCTGCTCGCGCTTCCCGGGCCCCGCCCGAGCGTGGACGCGGAACGATTGCTCGACCTTTTCCTCCTCCAGTACGTCCCCGGCGACGCGACCGTGCACGCGGGGATCACCACGCTCGCGCCGGGGCACCTGCTGCTGCGCCGCGACGGCCGGTGGGATCGGCGCCGGTACGCGTCGCCCGCGCACGGGGGCGATGCGCAGCCCGGCGCCGCGCGGCGCCTCCGGGAGCTGCTCGAGGACGCGGTGCGCCTGCAGAAGGTCGCGGACGTCCCGGTCGGCGTCTTCCTCTCGGGGGGGCTCGACTCGACGGCGGTCGCGGCGCTGCTCTCGCGCGAGACGGGGGCGGTCGAGACCTTCTCGGTCGGCTTCCCCGACCCGCGCCACGACGAGAGCGGACACGCCGCCGCCGCGGCGGCCGCGGTGGGCTCGCGCCACCACGCGCTGCGCCTCGACGCCGGCGAGACGGCGGCGAGGCTTCCGGAGCTCGTCCGCCATCTCGGCGAACCGCTCGTCGATCCCGCGCTGATCCCGACCTGGCTCCTGTCGAAGTTCGCGAGGGAGCGGGTTACCGTGGTGCTGACCGGGGAAGGGGCCGACGAGCTCTTCGGCGGATACCGGCGTTATCGCTGGCAGCGCCGGTACGGAGCCGGCGGCCGGCTCCCCGGCGCGCGCGCGCTCGCGCGCTGGCTCCCCCGGCGCGCCGCGCAGGCGGTCGAGGCCCTCTCGGAGCCCGATCCCGCGTTGTCGCACCTCGCGTGGGCGTCGACCTGCGGCCCCGCGTTCGCGCGGACGTTGTTCGGGGACGACCGCGTCGACCGCTGGCGGAGGTCGACGCGCGAACGCTTCGCCCCGTACTTCGACGGCGTCGATCGGGTCGAGGGGTCGCTGCGGGCCGACCTCGCGACGTGGCTCCCCAACAACCTGCTCTCGAAGGTCGATCGCGCGAGCATGGCGTTCTCGCTGGAGGCGCGCGTCCCCTTCCTCGATCGGCGCATCGTGGATCTCGCGTCACGCCTGCCTCTCGATGCGAAGGTGACCTCGAAGGAGGGGAAGATCGTCCTCCGTCGCGCCGTGGCGGACCTGGTGCCGCCCTCGGTGCTTCGGCGGCCCAAGCGCGGCTTCGACCTTCCGCTCGCGGCGTGGCTGAGGGGGCCCCTGGCCGGGCCGGCGTCCGAGCGGTTCGCCTCCGGCGCGCTCGAGCGCGGCCTCGGCCTGAGGGAGGGAGCCGCGCGACGGCTGCTCGACGACCACCGCGCCGGTCGCGTGGATGCCGGGCTTCCCTTGTTCTCGCTCCTGTCGATCGCCATCTTTCTCGACGACCATGCGTGAGCGTCGCCGCGTCTGTCACCTGATCACGCGCCTGGAGCTGGGCGGCGCGCAGCAGAACACCCTGTTCTCGACGGCGCATCACGACCGCGCTCGCTTCTCGGTGTCGCTGTGGGCGGGCCGGGGGGGGATCCTCGACGACGAGGCGCGGGCGATCCTCGAAACCGACTTGCGCCTGCTCCCGTTTCTCAGACACCCGATCTCCCCGGTCGCGGACGCGATCGCGGTCGTCCGCCTCGCGGCGATGCTGCGCGCGTCGCGGATCGAGCTCCTGCACACCCACTCGTCGAAGGCGGGGATCGTCGGCCGCCTCGCCGCGGCTCTGGCGGGAACTCCCGCGGTCGTGCACACGGTGCACGGATGGAGCTTCAACGACACCCAGGCCCCCGCGCTGCGTCGCCTTTACGTGGCGCTCGAGCGCCTGGCCGCGCGCCGCACGCACGCCCTCGTTTTCGTCGCCGAGGCCGACCGCGCCCGCGGCGCGGATCTGGCGATCGGCGATCCGGCGCGTTACCGCCTTTTCCGCAGCGGGATCGACCGCGATCGGTACGTCGCCCCGGCGGGGGTGCGCGACGCCACGCGCCGCGCGCTCGGTTACGGTCCGGACGAGGTGGTGGTCGGCTCCCTCGCGTGCCTGAAGGCGCAGAAGGCGCCGCTCGACTTCGTCGCCGCGGCGGATGTCGCCGCGCGGTCGGACCCGAGGCTGCGATTCTTCATCGCGGGGGACGGGGAGCTCCGTGGCGAGGTCGAGCGGGAGGTCGCCTCGCGCGGGCTCGAGGATCGGTTCCGGCTGCTCGGCTGGCGCCAGGACGTCGCCGAGTTGCTCGCGGCGATGGACGTGTTCGTGTTGACGTCGAGGTTCGAGGGGTTGCCGCGAGCGGTCCTCCAGGCGATGGCGGCGGGGGTCCCCGTCGTGGCGACGGCGGTCGGCGGCACGCCGGAGGTCGTGCGCGACGGCGCGACCGGGCGGCTCGTTCCCCCGGGCGAGCCCCGGACCGCCGCGGCCGCGATCCTGGGGCTTGCCGCCGATCCCGAGTTGCGGAGGCGGTGCGTCGCCGCAGCGCGCGCGCGTCTCGGGGAGGAGTTCGACATCCGTCGGATGGTGGCCGGGTTGGACGACCTCTACCTCAGCCTGCTCGAAAAGCCGAAAACCACCTGAGCTCCTGCGTCTTATTCTGAAAAGGAATGGGCGGAATCTCTTGCCCGTCCCTTCCTTCCTATTTAGATTCGGCGTCCCGGAGGAAGCCCCAGGACCATGGATGCCCCGATCTCCGTCCGCGAAGTCCACAAGAGCTTTCGCGGCCACCTCGGGATCGGCGCCACCGTCGCGGTCGCCGGTCTGAGCTTCGAGGTCCGGCCGGGGGAGATCTTCGGACTGCTCGGCCCCAACGGCGCGGGGAAGACCACGACCCTCAAGATGCTGATCGGATTGCTGCGTCCCGACGCCGGGGAGGTGCGCCTGTTCGGCGGGTCGCCGAGCTCGGCGAACGCCCGCCGCCGGCTCGGGTTCCTTCCGGAGCAGCCGTATTTCTACGACTACCTCACCGCCGAGGAGTTCCTGCGTTTCTACGCCCGGCTCCAGGGCGTCCCGTCGGCGGAACGGGACGGTCGGGTGCGCCGCGCGCTCGATCGGGTGGGCTTGGGCGACCGAGGCGCGACGCCGCTCCGGAAGTGCTCGAAGGGGATGCTCCAGAGGGTCGGCCTGGCGCAGGCGATCCAGCACGACCCCGACCTCGTCATCCTCGACGAGCCGATGTCCGGCCTCGACCCGATCGGCCGTCGCGAGGTGCGCGATCTGATCCTCTCCCTGCGCGCCGCCGGGAGGACCGTGCTCTTCTCGAGCCACATCCTCTCCGACGCCGAGCTGCTGTGCGACCGGGTGGCGATCGTCTTCCGGGGACGCGCGCGCGCGGTGGGGCGCCTGGACGAGCTCGTCCCTCCCGACGCCCGGTGGTACGAGGTCGAGATCGACGGCGACGTTCCCGACCTGGCCGGAGCCGAGCGGGTCGCCGCCTCGGGGAGGGAGTCTCTGGTGCGCGTCGACGACGCGAGGGATCTCCCCCGGGTCCTCGCGGCGGTGGAAGCGGCGGGCGCGAAGGTCGTTTCGGTCTTCCCGCGGCGGCGGACCCTCGAGGACCTCTTCCTGGAGGAGATCGGCCGGGCGCGCGCCGAGGAGGCGGGGTCGTGATCGGCACCGTGCTCACGATCGCCGCCAACTCGTTCCGCGAGGCGGTACGCGATCGGATCCTCTATCTCCTCCTCGCGTTCGCCGCGATCGTGATCGGCGTGTCGCGGTTCGTCTCGCTGCTCACCGTGGGCGACGAGGCGAAGATCGTGAAGGACTTCGGCCTGTCCGCGATCTCGGTCTTCGGCGTGTTGACCGCGATGTTCGTCGGCGTCTCCCTCGTCTTCAAGGAG from Candidatus Polarisedimenticolaceae bacterium harbors:
- the asnB gene encoding asparagine synthase (glutamine-hydrolyzing) yields the protein MCGIAGIVALDARPVDRAAVARMLDGIVHRGPDAHGLYEGPGIAAGIRRLRVVDLATGDQPIANEDGTVEVVFNGEIYGFTALREELEGRGHRFRTRSDTEVLVHLWEEHGLGMLDRLNGMFAFCLLDRRTGDVLIARDPMGIKPLYLRETPAGLAFASELPPLLALPGPRPSVDAERLLDLFLLQYVPGDATVHAGITTLAPGHLLLRRDGRWDRRRYASPAHGGDAQPGAARRLRELLEDAVRLQKVADVPVGVFLSGGLDSTAVAALLSRETGAVETFSVGFPDPRHDESGHAAAAAAAVGSRHHALRLDAGETAARLPELVRHLGEPLVDPALIPTWLLSKFARERVTVVLTGEGADELFGGYRRYRWQRRYGAGGRLPGARALARWLPRRAAQAVEALSEPDPALSHLAWASTCGPAFARTLFGDDRVDRWRRSTRERFAPYFDGVDRVEGSLRADLATWLPNNLLSKVDRASMAFSLEARVPFLDRRIVDLASRLPLDAKVTSKEGKIVLRRAVADLVPPSVLRRPKRGFDLPLAAWLRGPLAGPASERFASGALERGLGLREGAARRLLDDHRAGRVDAGLPLFSLLSIAIFLDDHA
- a CDS encoding glycosyltransferase family 4 protein, translated to MRERRRVCHLITRLELGGAQQNTLFSTAHHDRARFSVSLWAGRGGILDDEARAILETDLRLLPFLRHPISPVADAIAVVRLAAMLRASRIELLHTHSSKAGIVGRLAAALAGTPAVVHTVHGWSFNDTQAPALRRLYVALERLAARRTHALVFVAEADRARGADLAIGDPARYRLFRSGIDRDRYVAPAGVRDATRRALGYGPDEVVVGSLACLKAQKAPLDFVAAADVAARSDPRLRFFIAGDGELRGEVEREVASRGLEDRFRLLGWRQDVAELLAAMDVFVLTSRFEGLPRAVLQAMAAGVPVVATAVGGTPEVVRDGATGRLVPPGEPRTAAAAILGLAADPELRRRCVAAARARLGEEFDIRRMVAGLDDLYLSLLEKPKTT
- a CDS encoding ABC transporter ATP-binding protein, with product MDAPISVREVHKSFRGHLGIGATVAVAGLSFEVRPGEIFGLLGPNGAGKTTTLKMLIGLLRPDAGEVRLFGGSPSSANARRRLGFLPEQPYFYDYLTAEEFLRFYARLQGVPSAERDGRVRRALDRVGLGDRGATPLRKCSKGMLQRVGLAQAIQHDPDLVILDEPMSGLDPIGRREVRDLILSLRAAGRTVLFSSHILSDAELLCDRVAIVFRGRARAVGRLDELVPPDARWYEVEIDGDVPDLAGAERVAASGRESLVRVDDARDLPRVLAAVEAAGAKVVSVFPRRRTLEDLFLEEIGRARAEEAGS